The sequence gtcgaggagagagggaggaagaggaggaggaggaagattccCCTCGACCTCCAGGTTGGCCGCTAGCCACGATTCCGCATGATCActggaactgagagagagagagagatgtggacacTAGTGACACTAGgaaacgtctgtgtgtgtgtgtgtgtgtgtgtgtgtgtgtgtgtgtgtgtgtgtaagctctCAAGACTCACTGATGATAATGAGAAGCAGCCCAACCACCACCAGGCCGATGATCATCTTCATCTGCGgacgacacaacacaaacaagccTCTGTCACCTCTGTCACCACAGCCAACACGCCTCCagtaccccctccccctcctcctcctccccctcacctttgTGTCTCTCCACCACATCCTCCTGTGCATCTGCTTGGCGCGGCTACTGAAGGCTGACGCGTTGTCTGATAGGCTCTCTGGAGGTGACCAGGTGACCCGGGGaaacagggatggagggaggggggggggggagaggggggggagcagaggaatGTGTGTTAGCACCGTGAGATTGAAGCTAGCTGTGTGAGCTGATGCTAGGATGAGAAGTAGTTATGTACAgactcgctgtctctctctgtctgtctctgtctgtctgtctgtctctctctctctgtctctctctctctgtctctgtctgtctctctctctgtctctctctgtctctctctgtttctctctctgtctctgtctgtctctgtctgtctctgtctgtctctgtctctgtctgtctctgtctgtctctctctctctctgtctgtctctctctctctgtctctctctctctgtctctgtctgtctctctctctgtctctctctgtctctctgtctctctctctctgtctctgtgtctctctgtctctctctctgtctctgtctgtctctgtctctgtctgtctctgtctgtctctctctctctctgtctctctctctgtctctgtctctctctctgtctctctctctgtctcaaacaCTACTACAGACAGAACGAGCTACACtacacagggagaaagagagagagaaagagagagagagcccactGCTCTGTGGCTGTGTCTCTCAGCAGGGACGGACAGTAACGAGGTTTCCTTCATCTGGACACAACATGGAGTTTCACAACCCCTGTGTGCTTCTGATCatgtgacacgcacacacacttggttcTTTTCACGTGCACACGTGTAGCCACGTGCACAACCGTGCACGTGACGCAACGTGTTCCAGATGTTTGCCCTTGTCTGTGCCAGGAGACATGCCAGAACAAAACAGattcacattgtgtgtgtgtgtcttaatgaGCCCTAATGGACTCCCGTAAACAGACCTCTTTTGATCCGCTCATCCACTGTTGGGACAAAggaaaggagatagagagagagacagaggagacagaaagagagagacagatagatagagagagagaggaggaaacagaccaatgtgtatgatgtgtaaggcctgtcagtctgtccatGCCTCACCTGACTTGTCCTGCAGGtcttccagcctctcccctctctctatcaccttGGAGATGTTCTCCTGCATCACGTCGATGACCTCATCAACCTGCGACTGCACACTGAGGGTCAGCGTGGGTGAGGGAGCAAGCGGagaggtatgggggggggggaggttagatATGGGTATATTGTTGTCCTAACAAATCAAAGAAACTGGGTTTGAATCTGGTGAATGAATATGTTAAGTTAGTGGTAGGATTTGTTGACGGGTATAGCTTAGTGGCAGAACCTTTGAGGGCAGAAGTCgcaagttcaaatcccccttgtGTATTTGGCTTTAAGTGAAATGTGTTCTGTCTTCAGAAGTGTCGagttgtgtgtagctgtgtgttgcTTGTCGCTGATGTGAAGCACCTCACCAAGGCTGGCAGCATTACTCAACAAGCACAGCAGAGCAGCCGTGTTTACGTAAGACTGAGACTGTTCAGCTAAACAGTCTCATTACAtaacacacgcgtgtgtgtgtgtgtgtgtgatgtaaacCGAGTACTTACTGTTTGATTTTGTCAGTTGGAGCTCCAAACCTGGGTGCCGTGGGTCCCCTCCTGTGAACAGGCATGGTTGGAACAGAGTCAGAACAcggcgagcacacacacagtaactttCCAGCCAGCGGGCTCAACAAATGACCTAGCAACGACAACAAGCAACAAACCATGTCTCAGGACTGCACCCTGCCCAGAGGAAACCAACAGAGCAAACATGAACATGAACTCACAAGAAGAAGTCCTCCTCTTCGTCGGAGTCTTCCTCAAGCAAGTTCCTCTGTGAGAGAAGGTTGGAAACGAacagttgatgatgatgatgataacctGAACTAAAGATAACTTCACCCTGACCTCTCACATTATCAGTGGTATGTGTTTTGGTCCTCTGTGTACCCAGCCCCCTGCTGAACCAGCCCAGGGgtatacagacagacaaggcATCTGACGACCAGGAGAAGCTATCTTCCAAAACACCTGATAACAACGACCAGCTTCTCTCTTGCCGTCCTCAGTAAAGGCCTAACAGGCTGTGTGTTAAATCCTATTCAGAGCTGCACCTGAGGTATAAACTGATTGGGAGGGTTACGCAAGCCTGtctcgaggggggggggggagtcgggtCGGACCTCTGCTTCTCATCGGGCTTCTGTCAGGAGGTTTTTACGGGCCCTGGCTCGCCCACCCCTCTCAACCCCAGCCACAGGAGCTCGTATAAAAGGAGGCCTAGCCACACTACCATAAAAATACCTTCTAATAGTGCTGGTATCTGACTGAAGGATGGGAGCCCTTGGAATACCAATCTGAGGCTGCTGCTGGTTCAGTTAGAcaagggaggacagaggactgGTCCTTATTACCAGAGGGGTTGAGggcgagagaggtagagggagagagagagagagagagggagaggatttgGCGTGTTTGTTATGCAAGAGATGCATTAGGGTTCTCTTTGATCAGTCGTCAACACAACAGCCAACCGGATGATGCAGCTTTCCCccgggacagaggggggagggacagggggagaggggggagggagagagaaggacagaactgcagatggaaagggggagaggggggagggagagagaaggacagaactgcagatggaaagggggagaggggggagggagagagaaggacagaactgcagatggaaagggggagaggggggagggagagagaaggacagaactgcagatggaaagggggagaggtaaagagacagggaggctTGGACGAGGAACAGACAGTTGGCTTGGAAGTTCTGAAGTGTCTTCAAcctgtcatccctcccttcctctccactaCTCCCTTTTTTCTGCTATCTTCCACATATTCTTCTTCTACGCCCCCATTAACCCCCTCTGGTGCCCTCTGGTTCCCCCTGCATGGTCGGGGGTGGAGACGTGAGCTCCGAGGCTTACCCTCTCGCTGCGCACGGACCCCGTGACCTCGTCATCGTTCAGGTGCCGTTTGAACTTGGGAGGCATGTTGTCGTCAAGCTGCTCCTCCGGCTCTGGCTCCCTCTGCAGgcggggaggagaaggacgcgTCAGGGAACAGCCTCACAGCGCCGTCACTTTACAATGTACATGACTGCGAGGAAACTGCATAGCTAATGTACATAACGGCTTCAGCTACGTTGGGACAGACAATGTCCTTAATTCTCTGCTGTGCCTACTACCTGCACTGTTTGCATAGCTTTGGACAAATGAGCGTCTTTCATAAACACAAGGAtatttaatgtaaatgtgtgattTACAGGAATTGGTGTTGATACAGCCTAACGTTGCTGAGCTGAAGAGCAGGTGAGAGACGTAGCTAGTGTGCCTGACCCTTCGTTAACCTTCATCTGATTCTCTGGGTGTGACAGAACAAGGTGTGCCTTTTCTTGGATTGATTTCCCCTTTTGTAAGTGACAAATTATCTGTGAAAACGGTTGAGGCAAACGCTAATCGTAAAGTGTGATGGTTCACGCTCGACTGAGCAGAAGCGAGTGCAGACTAGCAGGCTGGTGTCAACAGGGGACTGAGTGTTCCACCAGCCCGAGACGCTACAGAACTGGGGCCCTGACACGCaggagggtgagtgagaggTTAGGCCAGCCCTGGTCACAGGTGCACAGCAGGAGGTATGAGGAGAGACATCGGGCCATGGCtagcactcactcactcactcgacTGCCAGGGTGAACTATTTTATCCAATGGTTCAAATCCTGTTCCGCTTCAGCTCTGGAACTGCCTTGAAATTGGGGAAAACAACTAACCGTGGAGCCAAACATTGTATGTCATGGTCTTGTATTTCACAGTGGGGATGCAGTAACTAAACCACAGCCTTATCTCAGTGTCTATGTGTCTGCCTGAGATTACTCAGAAACACAGCTGagatccgaaacacacacacacacaccaacaaaatCCTTGCCTGCTCTTTCAAATCAACCGCACCGCAACTCAGATTTTAGTAGTTCCCGGTGGTGCTAGGACAAGAGGAAAACACAATTTCCCATCTACCCCCACTACACTGAGGTTCCGATACCATTGAATCCAGTTGAGCTCTGGGACGGTTGCTTTGTCAGCTTCTCCTGGTCGGGACCCAGGTGGACTAGGCCAATTCAGGGgccagggatggagaggagctgtctggtgcacagaggagcagagagagtcgAAGGGACAGAGCTTTCTTTCTACCTGAAGCAactagagagaagagaagggcagaggaagaaggtgtgaggaagaagagggggaaagTAACTAGCAGATGCTGATTTTCTAGGGAGCAGTTATAAGAAGTGCAAGCTGTGCTTTCAATAGCTCATTATTGACCTCTGATAGGAAAGCGGATGATGTTATTTCAGAGGCAGAGTCAACACACAATTCCCAGATTGGCCAATCACGTCTAAGCTCTCAAGAGATATGAGTGCACAGAAAGAGCAGTCAACTTCAGTTCTATTGACCGGTAAGATGTTTTGAGTGATGTTGATGATTTTGTTGTATTCTCGAACAGGGAACAAAGGCTCAGATTGCACCATCAGAAATAGAGAAATGGAAATGGAGATTATCTGGGTTAAGAGTCAGATGGTCATCAGCTGCAATGGAGGGAATTCGGCTGTGGATGGGTGTTTACATGAACCTGGGAAATGTTTCGTTAGTGGATCCGTCGAGCCCGTTTAGAAGGATTAGCTACCAGTAGTTGACGTTTAATCTAGGCTGTCACGTAACATGCTAAATTAGCTCACACTAAACTGCTTCTTGTTGACATAACAGTAATCCCGTACTATTTATGTCGAATCACACTGATCGACTGCGCTAGCCATTGTAGCCATTTTACTTGCGaattaaatgttaatgtaaatgtaaatacgatTTTGAACACATATGACTTGCTAGCTAAGGTGTATTCTAATCTTTGTCATTGATTAGTGGTACATTAGTGACTGTGTCTAGGTTAGAGCTAGCTCTAACTGTGTTGGCTGGCTAGCTCATCTCATCACGTCTGCCTGTCCGATCAAAATGGTCTCATTGTCTCGAGTCTCTTGCATTGTATACTGTACCACTACTAGGTGAGGTGTGAATGCTAAATGAGAATGTACCTCAAACCCAGTAATATTATTTAGTAAGATAatcacacatatacattttagAGCTCGTTCCCCCTTGCTAATATATGTTAGCTTAGCTAGCTTGACAGCGACAGGCCGCTGATGTGACGACGGTAGCTGTCGAAGGAACATTACGTAGCTAGCGGtatctagctagccagctagttcGCAGGTAAGCTAGCCTCATAATGTGTATTACCTGCTTTTTAGTCCCGGTAGATCCTCAAAGAGATGGCACGGATTCACATCAACGAACAAGCTTTAGATGGTTCGCTATGAGTGCATTGCACTGCAGATGTGGTGCTAGCAATACAAGACAGCCTATCCAGCCTTGTGATCAGTCTGATCAGCTGACCGCACTAGGAAACAGCTGGAAGCTGTAGGATGAAGAATCACTGCACTGCCTCCGCTAGTCAGCGGCATCGTCCCAAACGCAGATCTCTCTCTATGCCTAGCCTCAATACTCAATAATATTTAGTTTGCAAGAAAAGGATTTTGTACATCTAAAATTATAGTAGGCTACGTTAAAGACAATACGCAACAACAACATAATACCAGGGGCGTTATGACTTTCTGGGTTCATGTAATATTTTACTTTATTAACCACTATCAGTCCAAAAATGTAGGCTTTTAAAGAAAATCTACTTtcgacagtaagttacacaatgaggtgtgagacccatcaagtagagactccgtccagcaactccagatgtAAGCACATGAGAAgaaggggcagggtgacacccttGACAATCCTCCCTCCGGACACAAAGCACCCACAGCAGAGAGGAACTTGATTGCAGACAGGTCAGCATTGATATCCCATTGATCGTGGCTGTTTGCTCAGAGGATCACTTGAAAGAACCATTGTCTATCGGCATGCAGATGTGCCCTTGGTTTTATTTTATTCCAATGACTTGTTCCGTTCCCTCATCTCGCGCTCACTTCTCACGGACACAGCTCCCATCCatgccctctccccttccccacccGGCACCCGCTCCAGTCACTCTGCGATCTCTCCCCCGCATCTCCTCCACTTTACTATCATAGCAGAAGTCCCCGTAGCATAATCATTCTCTGTTGTGGTTACTAACAGACAACATGGCTGCGGCTAATGGGGAAAACAACTAGCCTACATTAACCCCGAGGTCCATCTCTATTTCACCACGTCCCCCTCCGCTCACAGCCCTctcagagggttagggttagaaggccTGGCAAGGTTGGGGAACGGGAGTCAGCGGGGATTCATCTGTGGAACGAGGCAAATGAAAACACAATTCCTCTCAGTGGGCACCGGTAGTTTCCATGTGGTGCGCCAGTCGGAGTTTAGGGGACTGGAAGACAGGAGCCGTCTGTGCGCGCTGCAGGATGACCTCAGCGGAATCGTGAAAAGTGGAAATTGAGTCTCACCAGGAATAGGGATCACAGCAATCCCAACTGTTTTAATCATTCAGATCAATGGGATTCTACGGCAGTGACTCACCCTTATGAACCTTGGATAGGCTTCATTCAGGAGTCATTTCCCCCCAAGTTTTATTTATGAGATGGTAAAACTATTGGGTAATGCTCATTTTCATGACTTCTTTAAGGTTTAATTGAAATCTTTCTGGATTTTGGAAATATCAAGTCACATGTGTAAAAACAAACCTTTTAGGTCTGTGGCCCATAGTCATTCAAGCTGTGTTTGAGGGCAGACTGGCTGGGGATGTAACGAAATGAGAGTGCAACGTGTGCCTCGGGGTCGTGCTCCATCACAAGCAGAGGTCTGTAGGGAAGCAGGCACGTTCAGAGACAGCATGCATGGAAAGTCTGcaatgcagtgaagaaaacgACACAACAACTCTAATATTTAATGCAACTGGCACCTCTAATTATACAAGTGGTTCCAGCTTGCACACCTGTTGGAATGTtctagacatttacatttagtcatttagcagacgctcttttccagagcgacttacagtaagtacagggacattcccccgaggcaagtagggtgaagtgccttgcccaaggacacaacgtcagttggcatgaccgggaatcgaaccggcaaccttcggattactagcccgattccctaaccgctcagccacctgactccccaaaacCTCCCCTGCTCCTGAAGACCAGATCCTTAACTGACGTGGGTGTGTAACAACCTTCAATCTTCATCTCTAACCTGTTGTCTCAAAGCATCACAAGGGCGACATCATTTCCTGTCTGTGTACCCGCGCTACCCCGTCCAGTCCAaacatgttgttgttttgttactgtgtgtgaggAATGAGAACATCCTGTCTGGTTTTAACACCAGCGTCAGTCACAGTGCTAGGATCTTCATACCACATCCCTGCTGGTACATCTGCCCCCTGGACCAAGCCAAACCAGGAAGAAGACGACCGCCATCAAGAAGTTCCACTTTAAAGTTAGTTACCCTAGTCTGGAACATCATGCCACTTTTCCACTCACGTCAAGGACACTTGTAGACACACAGAGGCGTGACAATACGTTCACACTACAAAGTAATCCCTTTAAATCTCTTCTGAGCGATTTCACAGTGGAGAGAGTAAGGTTTATTGCCCCGGCCCTCCTGCGGGGAAGAAAGTGTTAACATGCTTACTGTAAGGAGTCCATTGAAATTGTGGGTTTCTATTAAACAGGTCATAATCTTTGGTGTTTTGTTGGACAAGTGACAGACATATACAGTCTTTCCACCTAAAcacttgtctgtttgtgtgtgcatacatttgtgtgtattttgtgtttgtgtgtgtgtgcagttgtgtcttttatgtgtgtgtgtctgcgtgctttTCCACATCTACCGgctccataaacaccttgttttGTTCAGTGGCATTTTTGGCACAGTACTTCTGTTGTGTGGAACATCTGAATAGGCTTTCCATTCCCGGTGTTTATGCAAGCGCTTTGACTGGAAGAGTAAACCTGTGGATGACTGATGCTGAATTGTCATTTCCTGGAAGACCCTAGCCAGAAAAGAAGCAGGGGTCCATTTTGTCTCTTCGCAGTCACCTGGTCAAAATCAATCAATCTGTCTTTACATACCTCAGTGATGTTTACATTCTGAAGAGCGTGGTCAGGTCGAAGGTAGACTGTGAGGCTCTCTGAGTGCTGGAACATCAACGGTATCTTATCTTGCTGCAGAGGTACAGCAGAgctcagggagaaggaggatcTGACCCTTCCTGTCCTGTCTCAGATATGGTTTTGACCTCTGGTGACCTCAGGTCAGAAATAAATGTTCTCGTTACCTCGGTGAAGACCGTGGCTGACACAAAGAAGCTGCGAGATGAAGAACTGCCTGTCATTGTTAGTCTGAAAACAGCTCTCTCAGTCCCCACAGGTCCTCTAACAAACCAATGAGTCGTGCCAAGCTTTCCCCGGAtctgctgtgttgctcattaTTTACACAGCCCCTATGACACTAAGCAAACAGCTATCAGATGAGATTCATGGCAATAGCTTTACATGATGCACCAGTCAGGCAGAAATTCACGATCCAAGATGGTGACTCAGTCTTTCCTGAGTCTCAATGCCTGGATAAATTCATTGATTTGTATGACAGTATAAACTCATTAGTACTGGAATCTAAATATGTTTTTGAGGAAGACCATTTTATTTTCCGGTGGCATGGACTGGGGACTGGAGAATCGCTGTTTAATTTCTCCACATCCTCCTGCATGGGttaattgtctgtgtgtggatggacAAAGATTAAATTGTTAAATTTGCTATGGCTTTTTGTATCAAAgaggtttgggtgtgtgtgtgagcgtgtgtttcaGATCATGTCTACTTCAGTCGCCCCTCCTGTCTACGTGTTACTGTAGTATGTTTTCACATACCTGCGTCTGATAAATGATGGTGTTACTCCCCTTCAGGCTCTGGGgatagagagcgtgtgtgtacgtgtgtatcctgtgtgtgtgtacgtgtgtgtttatcctgtgtgtgtgtgtgtgtgtgtgtacatcaggGAGGAATCAGTCACAGGTTTGGCCCGGTTCCTGCCCAGCGACACCCAGACCCCAGGTCGTTTGTTACCAAGATTTCCCTGCTGCTTCTGGCTTTGCACTGAACGACCCTCACGCTGCCCActcccaccttctccagccccccatcctgtcctccttctccctgcccccctctggagGCCCCAGGAGCCAGCCTCCGGCAcaggcctgtctccctgcccccctctggagGCCTCAGGAGCCAGCCTCAGGCAcaggcctgtctccctgcccccctctggagGCCCCAGGAGCCAGCCTCAGGCAcaggcctgtctccctgcccccctctggagGCCCCAGGAGCCAGCCTCAGGCAcaggcctgtctccctgcccccctctggagGCCCCAGGAGCCAGCCTCAGGCAcaggcctgtctccctgcccccctctggagGCCCCAGGAGCCAGCCTCAGGCAcaggcctgtctccctgcccccctctggagGCCCCAGGAGCCAGCCTCAGGCAcaggcctgtctccctgcccccctctggagGCCCCAGGAGCCAGCCTCAGGCAcaggcctgtctccctgcccccctctggagGCCCCAGGAGCCAGCCTCAGGCAcaggcctgtctccctgcccccctctggagGCCCCAGGAGCCAGCCTCAGGCACAGGCCTCTGTCTGCTGCTCTCATCAGGACCCTTGGTCCTTGGCTTTGTTTCTGCTGGTCTCTGGCAAGCCTTGAACCCAACACTCGGAGGAGCGAGAGCACTTGAACCGCTTCCAAAAGTACTCAGCCTAGGCCAGGAGACCAgttttaacatttagtcatttagcagacgatcttatccagagggacttacagtaagtacagggacattccccccgaggcaagtagggtgaagtgccttgcccaaggacacaacgtcattttgcacagccagggaatcaaaccagcaaccttctgattaatagcccgattcactAACCGCTTTAACAAACTCTACATGAAAACAATTAAATTTCCATGCAAGTAAGACACAAGTAGATGCAGTGTCTGCAACTGCAACATCATTTCAACTCTTGAAACGGTAAAAAATGCTACACATACTTTGTTGCACAAAAACAAATTTATTCAAACCAGTAGGTGGATGGAACAGTCTGATCAGAACTTTCGGGAGAGGAATCCTGATGGTCACTTGGGATATAAGTTCACTGTCTTACATGCACAAATATTAAAATATAAGAATACAGTAGGATCAGTCTCTtataaaaaaaactgacaaacaaaataaaacaaaataaacagtAACTGTCCACTACTCAGCCCTGTATCAGCTGACTCAGCAGAAACCTGTACAGACGCCATGGGTGAATCTCTGGTTCTTCCATCTTGGATTGGCTGATGCTGGTCAGTCATCTTGCttcttctgattggctgatgctGGTCAGTCATCTTGCttcttctgattggctgatgctGGTCAGTCATCTTGCttcttctgattggctgatgctGGTCAGTCATCTTGCTTCTTCTTCTTGCCCTGAGGGGTTTCGTCTTTGGCCTGAGAGCAGAAGTGTTCAGACATGGCCGACAGAGCTCGATATCTGTGAGAGATCGAGTTCTTCACCTCCTTGGGCAGTTCAGCATAGCTTTTGGGAGGAAAGGGAAAATGTTTTACGATTTCTCTCTGCTTCCAGGGGACAAATAAAGTTAATGGTTTGTGAAAGAGCTGTAAAAGATAAAAATCCTCATGCACTGCAAAAAGCATGTC is a genomic window of Osmerus mordax isolate fOsmMor3 chromosome 26, fOsmMor3.pri, whole genome shotgun sequence containing:
- the vamp4 gene encoding vesicle-associated membrane protein 4 isoform X2; amino-acid sequence: MPPKFKRHLNDDEVTGSVRSERRNLLEEDSDEEEDFFLRGPTAPRFGAPTDKIKHVQSQVDEVIDVMQENISKVIERGERLEDLQDKSESLSDNASAFSSRAKQMHRRMWWRDTKMKMIIGLVVVGLLLIIIIPVIMRNRG
- the vamp4 gene encoding vesicle-associated membrane protein 4 isoform X1 is translated as MREPEPEEQLDDNMPPKFKRHLNDDEVTGSVRSERRNLLEEDSDEEEDFFLRGPTAPRFGAPTDKIKHVQSQVDEVIDVMQENISKVIERGERLEDLQDKSESLSDNASAFSSRAKQMHRRMWWRDTKMKMIIGLVVVGLLLIIIIPVIMRNRG